From Myotis daubentonii chromosome 15, mMyoDau2.1, whole genome shotgun sequence, one genomic window encodes:
- the LOC132217443 gene encoding LOW QUALITY PROTEIN: dipeptidase 2-like (The sequence of the model RefSeq protein was modified relative to this genomic sequence to represent the inferred CDS: inserted 2 bases in 2 codons; deleted 2 bases in 2 codons), with translation MRPAGLECPRMLCLWPLLRLLLLLLLLPQPVTRAQTKPGAPMALGTPAALDTPTALGTPSALPDAAAPPVPKTGPEAPSDSTAPSTPSAATSPGNPSTPNLREHARALMRDFPLVDGHNDMXLVLRQFYRXQLQDVNLHNFSRGQTNLDRLRDGLVGAQFWSAYVPCQTQDRDALRLTLEQIDLIHRMCASYAELELVTTVKDLNSTRKLACLIGVEGGHSLDSSLSVLRTFYMLGVRYLTLTHTCNTPWAESSAKDSHPFYNNVSGLTSFGERWVMEMNRLGMMVDLSHVSDAVARRPLEVSQAPVIFSTQLPRGVCKNERNVPDDVLQLLKKNGGIVMVSLSVGVLECKLLANVSTVADHFDHIRAVIGSEFIGIGGDYDGTSSFPQGLEDVSTYPVLIEELLSRGWNEEELQGVLRGNLLRVFRQVEQVREENKGQRPLEDEFPDEQLGSSCRSVLPRLHQRHYMAPDQKLMESPTHWKPKLSSKKSFSKSPPHIAPSLTIIASFPVVILWLW, from the exons atgcggcccgcgggcctcGAGTGTCCCCGCATGCTCTGCCTGTGGCCTctgctgcggctgctgctcctgctgttgctgctgccgcAGCCGGTCACCCGCGCCCAGACCAAGCCGGGTGCCCCGATGGCACTGGGCACCCCGGCAGCGCTGGACACCCCGACAGcgctgggcacccccagcgcacTTCCCGACGCCGCGGCACCCCCAGTGCCCAAGACTGGGCCCGAGGCCCCCAGCGACTCTACTGCGCCAAGCACCCCTAGTGCA GCAACCTCGCCCGGAAACCCCAGCACACCGAATCTGCGGGAGCATGCTCGGGCCCTGATGCGGGATTTCCCACTCGTGGATGG CCACAATGACA CTCTGGTCCTGAGGCAGTTTTACC ACCAGCTGCAGGATGTGAACCTGCACAATTTCAGCCGGGGCCAGACCAACCTGGACAGGCTTAGAGACGGTCTCGTGGGTGCACAG TTCTGGTCAGCCTACGTCCCATGCCAGACCCAGGATCGGGATGCCCTGCGCCTCACCCTGGAGCAGATTGACCTCATCCACCGTATGTGTGCCTCCTATGCTGAGCTGGAGCTTGTGACCACGGTTAAAG ATCTGAACAGCACCCGGAAACTGGCTTGCCTCATTGGCGTGGAGGGCGGCCACTCACTGGACAGTAGCCTCTCCGTCTTGCGTACCTTCTATATGCTGGGTGTGCGCTACCTGACCCTCACCCACACCtgcaacacaccctg GGCAGAGAGCTCAGCTAAGGACAGCCACCCCTTCTACAACAATGTCAGCGGGCTGACCAGCTTTGGTGA AAGGTGGGTGATGGAAATGAACCGTCTGGGCATGATGGTAGACCTGTCCCATGTCTCAGACGCCGTGGCACGACGGCCCCTGGAAGTGTCACAGGCACCTGTGATCTTCTCCACTCAGCTGCCTCGGGGGGTATGCAAGAATGAACGGAATGTTCCTGATGATGTCCTGCAGCTTCTG AAGAAGAATGGTGGCATCGTGATGGTGTCCTTGTCC GTGGGCGTGCTGGAGTGCAAACTGTTGGCCAACGTGTCCACTGTGGCAG ATCACTTCGACCACATCAGGGCAGTCATTGGATCCGAGTTCATTGGTATTGGCGGCGACTATGATGGGACCAGCAG TTTCCCTCAGGGACTGGAAGACGTGTCCACATACCCAGTACTGATAGAGGAGTTGCTGAGTCGTGGCTGGAATGAGGAAGAGCTCCAGGGTGTCCTTCGAGGAAATCTGTTGCGGGTCTTCAGACAGGTGGAGCAG GTTCGGGAGGAAAACAAGGGGCAGAGGCCCTTAGAGGATGAGTTCCCAGATGAGCAGCTGGGCAGCTCTTGCCGCTCGGTCCTCCCGAGGCTGCATCAGAGACATTATATGGCTCCAGACCAGAAACTAATGGAGTCTCCTACGCATTGGAAACCGAAGTTGTCATCTAAGAAGTCGTTCTCAAAATCACCCCCCCACATTGCCCCAAGCCTCACAATTATTGCTTCCTTCCCCGTCGTCATTCTGTGGCTCTGGTGA
- the LOC132216391 gene encoding dipeptidase 3-like, producing the protein MRPADLECPRVLGWRPLPCLLLLLLLSLLLKPVTRARTIAGAPSAPTALGTTSAKTMPDVPSTPTTPSTPRALRLRERAQALMRDFRLVDGHNHLPQLLRRLFQSRLQDVNLRNFSRGQTSLGKLVDGLVGAQFWSAYVPCQTQGQDAIRLTLEQIDLIHRMCASYAELELVTSVKDLNSTQKLACLIGVEGGHSLDSSLSVLRSFYLSFYLLGVRYLTLTFTCNTPWAESSVKFEDHFYTNVSGLTSFGEKVVGEMNRLGMMVDLSHASDALVQQVLKVSRAPVIFSHSAARAVCNHFLNVPDDNLQLLKKNGGIVMVTLSMGILQCNLFANVSTVADHFDHIKAVIGSEFIGIGGNYDGSGRFPRELENVSTYPVLIEELLRRGWSEKELQGVLRGNLLRVFRRVEQVRDENSGQNPAEDEFPDRQVGRSCHSHLVTQHEHLATHLDVTKWPSNHILQSPPKASPHLVLGFMATATVSVLILWLW; encoded by the exons ATGCGGCCCGCGGACCTCGAGTGTCCCCGCGTGCTCGGCTGGCGGCCTCTGCCGTGTCTGCTGCTTTTGCTGTTGCTGTCGCTGCTGCTGAAGCCAGTGACCCGCGCTCGGACCATTGCGGGCGCCCCCAGCGCCCCCACAGCGCTGGGAACTACCAGCGCCAAGACCATGCCCGACGTCCCCAGTACCCCAACCACGCCAAGCACCCCCAGAGCCCTGAGACTGCGGGAGCGCGCGCAGGCCCTGATGCGGGACTTCCGGCTGGTGGATGG CCACAACCATCTGCCCCAGCTCCTGAGACGGCTTTTCCAGAGCAGGCTACAAGATGTTAACCTGCGCAACTTCAGTCGTGGCCAGACCAGCCTGGGCAAGCTCGTGGATGGCCTTGTGGGTGCACAG TTCTGGTCAGCCTACGTCCCTTGCCAGACCCAGGGACAGGATGCCATACGCCTCACACTGGAGCAGATTGACCTCATTCATCGCATGTGTGCTTCCTACGCTGAACTGGAGCTTGTGACCTCAGTCAAAG ATCTGAACAGCACTCAAAAGCTGGCCTGCCTCATTGGTGTGGAGGGTGGTCACTCACTGGACAGCAGCCTCTCTGTTCTGCGTAGTTTCTATCTGAGTTTCTATCTGCTGGGAGTGCGCTACCTGACACTCACCTTCACCTGCAACACGCCCTG GGCAGAGAGTTCCGTCAAGTTTGAAGACCACTTCTACACCAACGTCAGTGGGTTGACAAGCTTCGGTGAG AAGGTGGTAGGGGAAATGAATCGCCTGGGCATGATGGTGGACTTGTCCCATGCGTCAGACGCCTTGGTGCAACAAGTGCTGAAGGTATCAAGAGCTCCTGTGATCTTCTCACACTCAGCTGCCAGGGCTGTGTGCAACCATTTCCTGAATGTTCCAGATGACAACCTGCAACTTCTT AAAAAGAATGGTGGCATTGTGATGGTGACGCTGTCCATGGGGATTTTACAGTGCAACCTGTTTGCTAATGTGTCCACTGTGGCAG ATCACTTTGACCACATCAAGGCAGTCATTGGATCTGAGTTCATCGGGATTGGTGGAAATTATGACGGGTCTGGCCG GTTCCCTCGGGAGCTGGAGAATGTATCCACATACCCGGTTCTGATAGAAGAGTTACTGAGGCGTGGCTGGAGTGAGAAAGAGCTCCAGGGTGTCCTTCGTGGAAATCTGCTACGGGTCTTCAGACGAGTGGAACAG GTGAGAGATGAAAACAGTGGCCAGAACCCTGCAGAGGATGAGTTTCCagacaggcaggtgggcaggtccTGCCACTCCCACCTCGTGACTCAGCATGAACACCTGGCCACACACCTGGATGTGACCAAGTGGCCAAGCAATCATATTCTCCAGAGTCCCCCAAAAGCTTCCCCACACCTTGTCCTAGGCTTCATGGCTACTGCCACCGTCTCAGTCCTCATCCTGTGGCTCTGGTGA
- the SLC12A4 gene encoding solute carrier family 12 member 4 isoform X2, which produces MPHFTVVPVDGPRRGDYDNLEGLSWVDYGERAERDDSDGHGNHRENSPFLCPLEASRGNEYYDRNLALFEEELDIRPKVSSLLGKLVSYTNLTQGAKEHEEAESGEVARRRTAKAPSMGTLMGVYLPCLQNIFGVILFLRLTWMVGTAGVLQALLIVLICCCCTLLTAISMSAIATNGVVPAGGSYFMISRSLGPEFGGAVGLCFYLGTTFAAAMYILGAIEILLTYIAPPAAIFHPTDTHDSSSATLNNMRVYGTIFLTFMTLVVFVGVKYVNKFASLFLACVIISILSIYAGGIKSIFDPPVFPVCMLGNRTLSRDQFDICAKTVTVDNETVATRLWSLFCHSSNLTTDSCDPYFLLNNVTEIPGIPGAAASVLQENLWGTYLEKGEVVEKHGLPSTDALGLKENLALYVVADIATSFTVLVGIFFPSVTGIMAGSNRSGDLRDAQKSIPVGTILAIVTTSLVYFSSVVLFGACIEGVVLRDKYGDGVSRNLVVGTLAWPSPWVIVIGSFFSTCGAGLQSLTGAPRLLQAIAKDNIIPFLRVFGHGKANGEPTWALLLTALIAELGILIASLDMVAPILSMFFLMCYLFVNLACAVQTLLRTPNWRPRFKYYHWALSFLGMSLCLALMFVSSWYYALVAMLIAGMIYKYIEYQGPQLLVLLKLDEDLHVKYPRLLTFASQLKAGKGLTIVGSVIQGSFLESYGEAQAAEQTIKNMMEIEKVKGFCQVVVANKVREGLAHLIQSCGLGGMRHNSVVLGWPYGWRQSEDPRAWKTFIDTVRCTTAAHLALLVPKNIAFYPSNHERYLEGHIDVWWIVHDGGMLMLLPFLLRQHKVWRKCRMRIFTVAQMDDNSIQMKKDLAVFLYHLRLEAEVEVVEMHNSDISAYTYERTLMMEQRSQMLRQMRLTKTEREREAQLVKDRHSALRLESLYSDEEDESAAGTDKIQMTWTRDKYMAAEPWDPSHAPDNFRELVHIKPDQSNVRRMHTAVKLNEVIVTRSHDARLVLLNMPGPPKNSEGDENYMEFLEVLTEGLERVLLVRGGGREVITIYS; this is translated from the exons ATGCCTCACTTCACCGTGGTGCCGGTGGACGGGCCGCGGCGCGGCGACTATGACAACCTCGAGGGGCTCAGTTGGGTGGACTACGGGGAGCGCGCGGAGCGGGATGACTCTGACG GACATGGCAACCACAGAGAGAACAGCCCTTTCCTTTGTCCCTTGGAGGCTTCCAGAGGAAACGAGTACTACGACAGGAACCTGGCACTGTTTGAG GAAGAGCTGGACATCCGCCCAAAGGTATCATCTCTTCTGGGCAAGCTCGTCAGCTACACCAACCTCACACAGGGCGCCAAGGAACATGAGGAAGCGGAAAGTGGGGAGGTTGCCCGCCGGAGAACAGCCAAG GCGCCCAGCATGGGCACCCTCATGGGGGTGTACCTACCCTGCCTGCAGAATATCTTCGGGGTGATCCTCTTCCTGCGGTTGACTTGGATGGTGGGCACGGCCGGTGTGCTGCAGGCCCTCCTCATTGTGCTCATCTGCTGCTGCTGT ACCTTGCTGACAGCCATCTCCATGAGCGCCATCGCCACCAATGGAGTGGTTCCAG CTGGGGGCTCCTATTTCATGATCTCCCGCTCACTGGGGCCGGAATTTGGAGGTGCTGTGGGCCTGTGCTTCTACCTGGGAACAACCTTTGCAGCAGCCATGTACATCCTGGGGGCAATTGAGATCTTACTG ACCTACATTGCCCCGCCAGCTGCTATTTTTCACCCAACAGACACGCACGACTCTTCGAGTGCCACCTTGAACAACATGCGAGTGTATGGGACCATTTTTCTAACCTTTATGACCCTGGTGGTGTTTGTTGGGGTCAAGTATGTGAACAAATTTGCCTCGCTCTTCCTGGCCTGTGTGATCATCTCCATCCTCTCCATCTATGCTGGGGGCATCAAGTCTATTTTTGACCCTCCCGTGTTTCC AGTGTGTATGCTGGGCAACAGGACCTTGTCCCGGGACCAGTTTGACATCTGTGCCAAGACGGTCACGGTGGATAATGAGACAGTGGCCACCCGGCTGTGGAGCCTCTTCTGCCACAGCTCCAACCTTACCACTGACTCCTGtgatccctacttcctgctcaaCAATGTCACCGAGATCCCTGGCATCCCGGGCGCAGCCGCCAGCGTGCTCCAGG AGAACCTGTGGGGCACCTACCTGGAGAAGGGTGAGGTCGTGGAGAAGCACGGGCTGCCCTCCACGGATGCCCTTGGCCTGAAGGAGAATCTGGCCCTGTACGTGGTCGCTGACATTGCCACATCCTTCACCGTGCTGGTCGGCATCTTCTTCCCCTCTGTGACAG GCATCATGGCTGGCTCAAATCGCTCCGGTGACCTCCGAGACGCCCAGAAGTCCATCCCGGTGGGGACCATTCTGGCCATTGTTACCACCTCCCTCGTGT ACTTCAGCAGCGTGGTTCTCTTTGGCGCCTGCATCGAGGGTGTGGTGCTCCGGGACAA GTACGGCGACGGTGTCAGCAGAAACCTGGTGGTGGGCACGTTGGCCTGGCCTTCGCCTTGGGTCATTGTCATCGGCTCCTTCTTCTCAACTTGTGGCGCCGGCCTACAGAGCCTCACTGGGGCACCACGCCTGTTGCAGGCCATCGCCAAGGACAACATCATCCCCTTCCTCCGT GTGTTTGGCCACGGGAAGGCAAATGGTGAACCGACGTGGGCACTCCTCCTGACGGCACTCATCGCTGAGCTGGGCATCCTCATCGCCTCCCTCGACATGGTGGCCCCCATCCTATCCAT GTTCTTTCTGATGTGCTACCTGTTTGTGAACTTGGCCTGTGCCGTGCAGACGCTCCTGAGGACCCCCAACTGGCGACCCCGATTCAAGTACTATCACTG GGCATTGTCTTTCCTGGGCATGAGCCTCTGCCTGGCCCTTATGTTTGTTTCCTCCTGGTACTATGCCCTGGTCGCCATGCTCATTGCGGGCATGATCTACAAGTACATTGAGTACCAAGG GCCTCAGCTGCTGGTGCTCCTGAAGCTGGACGAGGACCTTCACGTGAAGTACCCACGGCTCCTCACCTTCGCCTCTCAGCTGAAGGCCGGCAAGGGCCTGACCATCGTTGGTTCTGTCATCCAGGGAAGCTTCTTGGAGAGCTATGGCGAGGCCCAGGCTGCTGAGCAG ACAATCAAGAACATGATGGAGATTGAGAAGGTAAAGGGCTTCTGCCAGGTGGTGGTAGCCAACAAGGTGCGCGAGGGACTGGCCCACCTCATCCAGTCTTGCGGCCTGGGCGGCATGAGGCATAACTCCGTGGTGCTGGGCTGGCCCTATGGCTGGCGACAGAGCGAGGACCCACGTGCCTGGAAGACCTTCATTG ACACCGTGCGCTGTACCACAGCTGCCCACCTGGCCCTGCTTGTGCCCAAGAACATTGCCTTCTACCCCAGCAACCACGAGCGCTACCTGGAGGGCCACATTGACGTGTGGTGGATCGTGCATGATGGCGGCATGCTGATGCTCTTACCCTTCCTGCTGCGCCAGCACAAG GTTTGGAGAAAGTGCCGGATGCGCATCTTCACCGTGGCCCAGATGGATGACAATAGCATCCAGATGAAGAAGGATCTGGCCGTCTTCCTGTACCACCTACGCCTTGAggcggaggtggaggtggtggagatg cacAACAGCGACATCTCCGCGTATACCTACGAGCGGACACTGATGATGGAGCAGCGGTCCCAAATGCTGCGGCAGATGAGGCTGACCAAGACCGAGCGCGAGCGAGAA GCCCAGCTGGTCAAGGACCGGCACTCAGCCCTAAGGCTGGAGAGCCTGTACTCTGATGAGGAGGATGAGTCTGCAGCTGGGACTGACAAGATCCAGATGACATGGACACGGGATAAGTACATGGCAGCTGAGCCCTGGGACCCCAGCCATGCCCCTGACAACTTCCGAGAACTGGTGCATATTAAGCC GGACCAGTCCAATGTGCGGCGCATGCACACTGCCGTGAAGCTCAATGAAGTCATCGTCACACGCTCCCACGATGCCCGCCTGGTCCTGCTGAACATGCCCGGCCCACCCAAGAACAGTGAGGGTGATGAAAACT ACATGGAGTTCCTGGAGGTGCTGACTGAGGGCCTTGAGCGGGTGCTGTTGGTTCGTGGCGGTGGCCGTGAAGTCATCACCATCTACTCCTGA
- the SLC12A4 gene encoding solute carrier family 12 member 4 isoform X1: MPHFTVVPVDGPRRGDYDNLEGLSWVDYGERAERDDSDGHGNHRENSPFLCPLEASRGNEYYDRNLALFEEELDIRPKVSSLLGKLVSYTNLTQGAKEHEEAESGEVARRRTAKAPSMGTLMGVYLPCLQNIFGVILFLRLTWMVGTAGVLQALLIVLICCCCTLLTAISMSAIATNGVVPAGGSYFMISRSLGPEFGGAVGLCFYLGTTFAAAMYILGAIEILLTYIAPPAAIFHPTDTHDSSSATLNNMRVYGTIFLTFMTLVVFVGVKYVNKFASLFLACVIISILSIYAGGIKSIFDPPVFPVCMLGNRTLSRDQFDICAKTVTVDNETVATRLWSLFCHSSNLTTDSCDPYFLLNNVTEIPGIPGAAASVLQENLWGTYLEKGEVVEKHGLPSTDALGLKENLALYVVADIATSFTVLVGIFFPSVTGIMAGSNRSGDLRDAQKSIPVGTILAIVTTSLVYFSSVVLFGACIEGVVLRDKYGDGVSRNLVVGTLAWPSPWVIVIGSFFSTCGAGLQSLTGAPRLLQAIAKDNIIPFLRVFGHGKANGEPTWALLLTALIAELGILIASLDMVAPILSMFFLMCYLFVNLACAVQTLLRTPNWRPRFKYYHWALSFLGMSLCLALMFVSSWYYALVAMLIAGMIYKYIEYQGAEKEWGDGIRGLSLSAARYALLRLEEGPPHTKNWRPQLLVLLKLDEDLHVKYPRLLTFASQLKAGKGLTIVGSVIQGSFLESYGEAQAAEQTIKNMMEIEKVKGFCQVVVANKVREGLAHLIQSCGLGGMRHNSVVLGWPYGWRQSEDPRAWKTFIDTVRCTTAAHLALLVPKNIAFYPSNHERYLEGHIDVWWIVHDGGMLMLLPFLLRQHKVWRKCRMRIFTVAQMDDNSIQMKKDLAVFLYHLRLEAEVEVVEMHNSDISAYTYERTLMMEQRSQMLRQMRLTKTEREREAQLVKDRHSALRLESLYSDEEDESAAGTDKIQMTWTRDKYMAAEPWDPSHAPDNFRELVHIKPDQSNVRRMHTAVKLNEVIVTRSHDARLVLLNMPGPPKNSEGDENYMEFLEVLTEGLERVLLVRGGGREVITIYS; the protein is encoded by the exons ATGCCTCACTTCACCGTGGTGCCGGTGGACGGGCCGCGGCGCGGCGACTATGACAACCTCGAGGGGCTCAGTTGGGTGGACTACGGGGAGCGCGCGGAGCGGGATGACTCTGACG GACATGGCAACCACAGAGAGAACAGCCCTTTCCTTTGTCCCTTGGAGGCTTCCAGAGGAAACGAGTACTACGACAGGAACCTGGCACTGTTTGAG GAAGAGCTGGACATCCGCCCAAAGGTATCATCTCTTCTGGGCAAGCTCGTCAGCTACACCAACCTCACACAGGGCGCCAAGGAACATGAGGAAGCGGAAAGTGGGGAGGTTGCCCGCCGGAGAACAGCCAAG GCGCCCAGCATGGGCACCCTCATGGGGGTGTACCTACCCTGCCTGCAGAATATCTTCGGGGTGATCCTCTTCCTGCGGTTGACTTGGATGGTGGGCACGGCCGGTGTGCTGCAGGCCCTCCTCATTGTGCTCATCTGCTGCTGCTGT ACCTTGCTGACAGCCATCTCCATGAGCGCCATCGCCACCAATGGAGTGGTTCCAG CTGGGGGCTCCTATTTCATGATCTCCCGCTCACTGGGGCCGGAATTTGGAGGTGCTGTGGGCCTGTGCTTCTACCTGGGAACAACCTTTGCAGCAGCCATGTACATCCTGGGGGCAATTGAGATCTTACTG ACCTACATTGCCCCGCCAGCTGCTATTTTTCACCCAACAGACACGCACGACTCTTCGAGTGCCACCTTGAACAACATGCGAGTGTATGGGACCATTTTTCTAACCTTTATGACCCTGGTGGTGTTTGTTGGGGTCAAGTATGTGAACAAATTTGCCTCGCTCTTCCTGGCCTGTGTGATCATCTCCATCCTCTCCATCTATGCTGGGGGCATCAAGTCTATTTTTGACCCTCCCGTGTTTCC AGTGTGTATGCTGGGCAACAGGACCTTGTCCCGGGACCAGTTTGACATCTGTGCCAAGACGGTCACGGTGGATAATGAGACAGTGGCCACCCGGCTGTGGAGCCTCTTCTGCCACAGCTCCAACCTTACCACTGACTCCTGtgatccctacttcctgctcaaCAATGTCACCGAGATCCCTGGCATCCCGGGCGCAGCCGCCAGCGTGCTCCAGG AGAACCTGTGGGGCACCTACCTGGAGAAGGGTGAGGTCGTGGAGAAGCACGGGCTGCCCTCCACGGATGCCCTTGGCCTGAAGGAGAATCTGGCCCTGTACGTGGTCGCTGACATTGCCACATCCTTCACCGTGCTGGTCGGCATCTTCTTCCCCTCTGTGACAG GCATCATGGCTGGCTCAAATCGCTCCGGTGACCTCCGAGACGCCCAGAAGTCCATCCCGGTGGGGACCATTCTGGCCATTGTTACCACCTCCCTCGTGT ACTTCAGCAGCGTGGTTCTCTTTGGCGCCTGCATCGAGGGTGTGGTGCTCCGGGACAA GTACGGCGACGGTGTCAGCAGAAACCTGGTGGTGGGCACGTTGGCCTGGCCTTCGCCTTGGGTCATTGTCATCGGCTCCTTCTTCTCAACTTGTGGCGCCGGCCTACAGAGCCTCACTGGGGCACCACGCCTGTTGCAGGCCATCGCCAAGGACAACATCATCCCCTTCCTCCGT GTGTTTGGCCACGGGAAGGCAAATGGTGAACCGACGTGGGCACTCCTCCTGACGGCACTCATCGCTGAGCTGGGCATCCTCATCGCCTCCCTCGACATGGTGGCCCCCATCCTATCCAT GTTCTTTCTGATGTGCTACCTGTTTGTGAACTTGGCCTGTGCCGTGCAGACGCTCCTGAGGACCCCCAACTGGCGACCCCGATTCAAGTACTATCACTG GGCATTGTCTTTCCTGGGCATGAGCCTCTGCCTGGCCCTTATGTTTGTTTCCTCCTGGTACTATGCCCTGGTCGCCATGCTCATTGCGGGCATGATCTACAAGTACATTGAGTACCAAGG GGCTGAGAAGGAATGGGGTGACGGGATCCGCGGTCTGTCCCTGAGTGCTGCCCGCTATGCACTGTTGCGGCTAGAGGAGGGGCCTCCTCACACCAAGAACTGGCG GCCTCAGCTGCTGGTGCTCCTGAAGCTGGACGAGGACCTTCACGTGAAGTACCCACGGCTCCTCACCTTCGCCTCTCAGCTGAAGGCCGGCAAGGGCCTGACCATCGTTGGTTCTGTCATCCAGGGAAGCTTCTTGGAGAGCTATGGCGAGGCCCAGGCTGCTGAGCAG ACAATCAAGAACATGATGGAGATTGAGAAGGTAAAGGGCTTCTGCCAGGTGGTGGTAGCCAACAAGGTGCGCGAGGGACTGGCCCACCTCATCCAGTCTTGCGGCCTGGGCGGCATGAGGCATAACTCCGTGGTGCTGGGCTGGCCCTATGGCTGGCGACAGAGCGAGGACCCACGTGCCTGGAAGACCTTCATTG ACACCGTGCGCTGTACCACAGCTGCCCACCTGGCCCTGCTTGTGCCCAAGAACATTGCCTTCTACCCCAGCAACCACGAGCGCTACCTGGAGGGCCACATTGACGTGTGGTGGATCGTGCATGATGGCGGCATGCTGATGCTCTTACCCTTCCTGCTGCGCCAGCACAAG GTTTGGAGAAAGTGCCGGATGCGCATCTTCACCGTGGCCCAGATGGATGACAATAGCATCCAGATGAAGAAGGATCTGGCCGTCTTCCTGTACCACCTACGCCTTGAggcggaggtggaggtggtggagatg cacAACAGCGACATCTCCGCGTATACCTACGAGCGGACACTGATGATGGAGCAGCGGTCCCAAATGCTGCGGCAGATGAGGCTGACCAAGACCGAGCGCGAGCGAGAA GCCCAGCTGGTCAAGGACCGGCACTCAGCCCTAAGGCTGGAGAGCCTGTACTCTGATGAGGAGGATGAGTCTGCAGCTGGGACTGACAAGATCCAGATGACATGGACACGGGATAAGTACATGGCAGCTGAGCCCTGGGACCCCAGCCATGCCCCTGACAACTTCCGAGAACTGGTGCATATTAAGCC GGACCAGTCCAATGTGCGGCGCATGCACACTGCCGTGAAGCTCAATGAAGTCATCGTCACACGCTCCCACGATGCCCGCCTGGTCCTGCTGAACATGCCCGGCCCACCCAAGAACAGTGAGGGTGATGAAAACT ACATGGAGTTCCTGGAGGTGCTGACTGAGGGCCTTGAGCGGGTGCTGTTGGTTCGTGGCGGTGGCCGTGAAGTCATCACCATCTACTCCTGA